The genome window TGGCGCCACCACGATGACCGGGGCCACCACCTCATCGGGCCTGAGTTCCAGCCCTTCTTCACCGAACTGCTCAACAAGTATGTTATATATCTCTTCCGTTGTTTTCATTATGCCCCCTTCTCCTTGCGCTGTACGTCCTGCTGCGGGAATTCGATTTGAGCCTTTTTGTGCTCATCGGTTTCATCCACATTTTTGAGAGCGATATCCTCACCTCCCTTGTCATCAACCACAACAGGCTTGGTGGGATCGACACCTTCGACCAGGCTCTCATTCATAATTTTGTTATGCAAATGCAGAAATCCCTGGAGTAGTGCTTCCGGGCGCGGCGGACAGCCCGGCACATAAACATCCACCGGAACAACACGGTCCACGCCTTTCAGCACATGATAGCCATGCTCCCAGTAGGGGCCGCCGCAGTTGGAACAGGAACCCATGCTAATGACGTAGCGGGGTTCCGCCATCTGCTCGTACAGGCGCTTGATCCGGGTTGCCATTTTCAGCGTCACCGTCCCGGCCACAATCATCACGTCAGCCTGGCGTGGTGAGGAACGCGGAATAATCCCGAACCGGTCGAAGTCATAGCGCGATGCAGCCGTGGCCATCATCTCAATAGCACAGCATGCGAGTCCGAACTGCATATACCAAATCGAAGATTTCCTGGCCCAGTTGAGTGCCTTTTCCAGAGACACAATGATAATATTGCTGTCCTGGTATTTTTTATCGAGAAGACCCATAAGTAAAATTGGTGGACATTGATTCTGATTACAAATTACCGGATGCATCCGGAATTGACTGCTTTTTTACTACACGATGCAGATGAAATGCTCATTGCGTTACATTCACTTCGGAGGTTCTGTTTTATTTGCGTCAGACTCCGTTCCGGCAGCATCGCTTTCAGAAGAAGGTGCCGCTTCCGCTGCAACAGGGGCGCCGTTTCCATTGGTGTGACCATTGGCACCGGCTGCCAGGGAAGGATCCTGCCAGTCAGGGGTAACCACTCCGACACCATCCACATAACGCGGAACTACGGGCTGCGGCTTGTCCCATTCCAAGTCACCCTTTCCGAGTTCATACAGAAACCCGACAAAAATCAGTGAAACAAAGACAACCATTGCCCAAAACGCATACCAGCCCATACTCTGGAATACCGTCGCCCAGGGAAACAGCAGGACCACCTCGACTTCAAATATCAGGAACATGAGCGCAATGACATAAAACCGGTTATTATACTGGATCCATGCCGATCCGACGGGATCTTCGCCGCACTCATAGGTGGTAAGCTTTTCGGGACTGGGCCGGTCAGGTCGCAAAAGCCAGGCCACCAAAAGTGTAATACCTGCAAAAACGGCGCCGATGGTTATGAATAATAGCGCAAACCCATAATCAGCAAGCATAATGAGCTGTGTTTAGATGTAATAAAAATAATGTATTAGAGTAAAGATAGTGATTTACCTTTACAAAATCACCCGAGGCTGTCCATTTTATAACTCTGGAGAATGCGGATATAGTTGGCCCGCTCAAACGTAGTCGCATCGGCTACGGAGGCGGAGCTCATGCATCCCTTGAGTTCCTCCACGGAGGCATACTCATTTTCATTCATCCAGATTTTCATCTCTTCGGTGATGTTGTAGAGTTTGTCACAACCTTCCCTGAGCAGAGCAGAGGTCATCATGGTGACGTCGGCGCCGACCATGAGCATCTTGATGACATCCTCGGCTGAATGGATACCGGTGGTGGCTGCAAGGCTGGCCTTGATATGGGGCCGCAGCATGGCAATCCAGCGCAGCGGAAGCCGCTTCTCGAAAGAATTGCTGAGCTCCAGGCTGGGTGCCACTTCTTTGGTCTCAAGATCAATATCGGGCTGATAAAACCGGTTGAACAGCACCAGACCGTCAGCTCCGGCAGCTTCCAGCCTTTTTGCCATATTTGCAAAAGCGCTGAAATAAGGACCGAGCTTGATAGACACGGGAATCGAGACGTTTTCTTTCACCGCCTTAAGATCATCGATATACATCTGCTCGACCTTGTCGGATGTCATATCCGGATCCGCGGCCACATAGTAGATGTTCAGCTCAAGAGCATCAGCACCGGCATCTTCCATCTTTTTGGCATAACTCATCCAGCCGCCTTCGGAAATTCCGTTCAGGCTGCCGATCACCGGAATATCCACGGTTTCCTTGATCTTCCGGATGTGTTCGAGGTAATCTTCGGCTTCCAGATTATGGTACTGCTCGGGCTCGGGAAAATAGCTGAGCGCCTCGGCATAACTTTCAGCCGAAACATTCATGAAGTGATCCATAGCCCGGTTTTCCTTTGTGATCTGCTCCTCGAACAGTGAGTACATGACGATCGCGGAGGCACCGGCATCTTCCATCCGTTTGACTTTTCCGAGATCGCTGCTCAGCGGCGATGCCGACGGGACGAGCGGACTTTTCAGCTTCAGTCCCAGGTAATTGGTTTCAAGATTCATATCAATAATTTTTCAGTTAAATAATGGTGATAATATTACTCTTCCTCTTTCTTCGGCTCATAGACATTTTTCATCTCCTCGTATTGTCTCCAGCGCTCATTCACATCTTTCTGAGCCTGCTCCATAAACCGGGCAGCAGCTTCCGGATGTGACTTGGAGAGCATGAGATAGCGCATTTCATTATACGCATAGTCCTTGAACGCAATTTTCGGAGGCTTGGAATCAAGCATAAACGGATTCTTGCCTTCCGCCTGCAGAGCCGGGTTGAACCGGAACAACGGCCAGTATGCACTGTCTACCGCTTTCTGCTGCTGATCCAGACCGTATTTCATGTTGTAACCGTGCGCGATACAGTGGCTGTAGGCAATGATCACTGACGGACCCGGATAGGCTTCCGCTTCCATAATGGCACGGATGGTCTGGGTATCATTGGCACCCATCGCAATTCGCGCAACATAGGCCGATCCGCCCGAAACGGCCAGCAGTCCGAGATCTTTTTTTGCAGTCTCCTTTCCGGCTGCAGCAAACTTTGCGACAGATCCAAGCGGGGTGGCTTTGGATCGCTGACCTCCGGTATTGGAGTAGACCTCCGTGTCAAGCACAAGCAGGTTTATATCACGGCCGGATGAAAGGACATGGTCCAGTCCTCCGTAGCCGATATCATAGGCCCATCCGTCACCGCCGAATGCCCAGACGCTCTTGCGCACCAGAAAATCAGCCAGGCTGTAAAGCTGGCGGACAGATTTGTCTTTTGCGTTTTCGCCTCCCGCATCCTGCAGGACGCTTTTCAGCTCGGCAACCCGCTTGCGTTGCTCAAATACCCCGGGTTCATCGGACTGATCGGCATTCAGGAGCGCATCTTTCAGCTTGTCAGGTACAGAACCGTTCACTTCCCTGAGCAGGCGCTGCGCCTGTTCGGTCTGCTTGTCAACGGTCAGGCGGAAACCGAGACCGAACTCCGCATTGTCCTCAAATAGCGAGTTGGACCATGCAGGCCCGAGTCCTTCGGCGTTGGTTGTGTATGGTGTTGTCGGAAGGTTCCCGCCGTAAATGGAGGAGCAACCTGTAGCGTTCGCGATCAGCATGCGGTCACCATAAAGCTGGGTCACCAGTTTGACATAGGGTGTTTCGCCGCAACCGGAGCAGGCACCGGAAAACTCAAACAGCGGCTGCAGAAATTGTGAACCTTTCACGGTAGCTGTTTTCAGCTGTGTCCGGTCAAATTCAGGAAGTGATGCAAAGAAATCCCAGTTCTTCCTCTCTGTTTCCAGATGCGGTTCAATCTTGTCCATGTTGATGGCCTTGCGTCCCACCTGCTTTTTATCCTTGGCAGGACACACTTCAACGCACAGCTCACAACCGGTACAGTCATCCGGGGAAACCTGAACGCTGACCATGGTATTGTCAGGCCATTCGCGTCCCTTGGCTTTCATGGATTTGAATTCAGGCGGCGCATCGGCGAGAAGCTCTTCATCATAAGCCTTCATCCGGATACAGGAGTGCGGGCAAACCATGGCGCACTTTCCGCACTGGATACATATATCCGGCTCCAGAATGGGTATTTCCTGTGCGATGTTCCGCTTTTCATAGCAGGCCGTGCCTACCGGGAACGTGCCATCCTGAGGAAACGCGCTGACCGGCAGGTCATCACCGTTTCCGGCAATGATTTCGCTGATCACATTATCTACAAACTCGGGCGTATTCTCGCCAATGATCGGTGGCAGCATCTTGCGGGTGGAGGTAACCTTGCCCGGAACATCCAGTTCAAACATGTGCTCAACTGCATTGTCCACGGCCGCATAGTTGCTTTTCAGAATGGCTTCGCCTTTTTGACCATAGGTTTTCTTGATGGCATCCTTGATGGCTGCAATCGCCTCATCCTGCGGAAGGATATCCGAAATGGCAAAAAAGCACACCTGCATTACCGTGTTGATCCGGTTGCCCATTCCGCTATCTTTAGCAACCTGGTATCCGTCAATTGCA of Natronogracilivirga saccharolytica contains these proteins:
- a CDS encoding NADH-quinone oxidoreductase subunit B is translated as MGLLDKKYQDSNIIIVSLEKALNWARKSSIWYMQFGLACCAIEMMATAASRYDFDRFGIIPRSSPRQADVMIVAGTVTLKMATRIKRLYEQMAEPRYVISMGSCSNCGGPYWEHGYHVLKGVDRVVPVDVYVPGCPPRPEALLQGFLHLHNKIMNESLVEGVDPTKPVVVDDKGGEDIALKNVDETDEHKKAQIEFPQQDVQRKEKGA
- a CDS encoding NADH-quinone oxidoreductase subunit A; translated protein: MLADYGFALLFITIGAVFAGITLLVAWLLRPDRPSPEKLTTYECGEDPVGSAWIQYNNRFYVIALMFLIFEVEVVLLFPWATVFQSMGWYAFWAMVVFVSLIFVGFLYELGKGDLEWDKPQPVVPRYVDGVGVVTPDWQDPSLAAGANGHTNGNGAPVAAEAAPSSESDAAGTESDANKTEPPK
- a CDS encoding dihydroorotate dehydrogenase-like protein, whose amino-acid sequence is MNLETNYLGLKLKSPLVPSASPLSSDLGKVKRMEDAGASAIVMYSLFEEQITKENRAMDHFMNVSAESYAEALSYFPEPEQYHNLEAEDYLEHIRKIKETVDIPVIGSLNGISEGGWMSYAKKMEDAGADALELNIYYVAADPDMTSDKVEQMYIDDLKAVKENVSIPVSIKLGPYFSAFANMAKRLEAAGADGLVLFNRFYQPDIDLETKEVAPSLELSNSFEKRLPLRWIAMLRPHIKASLAATTGIHSAEDVIKMLMVGADVTMMTSALLREGCDKLYNITEEMKIWMNENEYASVEELKGCMSSASVADATTFERANYIRILQSYKMDSLG
- the nifJ gene encoding pyruvate:ferredoxin (flavodoxin) oxidoreductase; the encoded protein is MKRPLVTIDANEAASYIAHHVNEVIAIYPITPASPMGEWTDAWSMAGKKNIWGTVPDVIELQSEGGAAGAVHGALQTGALSTTFTASQGLLLMMPNLYKIAGELSPAVIHVSARTVASHALSIFGDHSDVMAMRMTGMAMLCSNSVQEAMDMAMISHAATLESRVPFIHFFDGFRTSHEVQKIEQLTLGDMEEMIDYDHVIAHRNRALTPDKPVIRGTAQNPDVFFQARESSNTYYNNCPGIVQKTMDRFAKLTGRSYNLFDYHGPEDAERVIVLMGSGAETVHETVDRMNADGERVGVVKVRLYRPFDVAAFVKALPQSVRSLGVLDRTKEPGSAGDPLYQDVITALQENRVEGYRKFDVEPKVVAGRYGLSSKEFTPAMVRAVYDEIGRDKPKNHFTIGIKDDVTQTSIEWKNGSGNGRSVAKSGTADKKQGKQKLFEGLFYGLGADGTVSANKNSIKIIGENTDYHAQGYFVYDSKKSGAMTVSHLRFGPDPIRSAYLIQEADFIACHQYRFVERMDMLRNARHGATFLINTQYGPDELWENLPDKVQQQIIDKNIRVFAIDGYQVAKDSGMGNRINTVMQVCFFAISDILPQDEAIAAIKDAIKKTYGQKGEAILKSNYAAVDNAVEHMFELDVPGKVTSTRKMLPPIIGENTPEFVDNVISEIIAGNGDDLPVSAFPQDGTFPVGTACYEKRNIAQEIPILEPDICIQCGKCAMVCPHSCIRMKAYDEELLADAPPEFKSMKAKGREWPDNTMVSVQVSPDDCTGCELCVEVCPAKDKKQVGRKAINMDKIEPHLETERKNWDFFASLPEFDRTQLKTATVKGSQFLQPLFEFSGACSGCGETPYVKLVTQLYGDRMLIANATGCSSIYGGNLPTTPYTTNAEGLGPAWSNSLFEDNAEFGLGFRLTVDKQTEQAQRLLREVNGSVPDKLKDALLNADQSDEPGVFEQRKRVAELKSVLQDAGGENAKDKSVRQLYSLADFLVRKSVWAFGGDGWAYDIGYGGLDHVLSSGRDINLLVLDTEVYSNTGGQRSKATPLGSVAKFAAAGKETAKKDLGLLAVSGGSAYVARIAMGANDTQTIRAIMEAEAYPGPSVIIAYSHCIAHGYNMKYGLDQQQKAVDSAYWPLFRFNPALQAEGKNPFMLDSKPPKIAFKDYAYNEMRYLMLSKSHPEAAARFMEQAQKDVNERWRQYEEMKNVYEPKKEEE